The nucleotide sequence TGGATAAGCAGCTAAAAATAGTTGGAGAAATGTGTAGGAGAAAAGCTAAACATGTTAGCAAAGAGTATTAAATGAACTGTTAAGAACGTTAACTATAAGTAATGGATACATAATGGAGATAAACAGCTAATATAGTTAGCAAAAAGTAAAGATGTATTATGGTATTCTACCTGATGAATTTGAACTTGATGTTGTGTTATCTTGACTAAGCATCTGGTCATTTCAGTCAGGAAAGTGGCCTCTTGAGTAAATACAAACTGAATTGGCAGTGACTTTAATCGCTTGTTCTTTCCACCTTGTGAAATGTAACGACTGGTAATAAACACTGTGAGCAATTAGCAAATGCAAGATGGCTACTGTGAAATCCAGATCAGTAGAAAGTCATTTTTTTTGTTGTGTATTCATGTGCAACGTCTCAGGATGAAAGCTCTCACCGCGACAGGCACAAAATGTTTGCATTTCCCTCCATGCTGTTTTGACAAAGCATTTTGTGTTGACAAGTTGGAGGAAAATGTCAAACAAGTGCAAAGGACATTTTTTCCCGACAGTCTATAAATTCATGTATTCCATCTCGGCAAAGCCAGTTTGAAATAGCTTTATTTTCATATTTAAAGCTGTGTTGTCTGTCAACAGCATGCAGCCAGACAAACACTCTGCTGAGGATTTCTCAGGCCTCGCAAACGGCAAGATAGAGTAGATGGAGGCTTAAGCCTGGCTCACATTATCAGAGAAGAAAGTGAAAGGAAAAAAAACTAATGGAAAACGGGGAAAAAACGGCACTATTAGTGTAACACATTTAGGTGTCACGACAAGAGAGATTATAGGTCGTTTTCAGCCTTCTGCTGCCACTCTGTCTTTAAACTACCCCTCATAGAAAGCAGTCATCTTCTCCTCCTTCCCCCGTCTCCTCAGGCAGGGTCCCAGTGGTTTGTGTTCTGAAGCGCAAAATTGCATGTGAGATGTGGGTCAGGTAAGGAGTGAGATGGATGTGGCTTTAAAAGAGATGAATTACATCTCATATGAGGCAATGCACTTCCTATGTGTCCTCCAGATGGCTTCAGACCACTGTTAATGACTTAAAAAGTCCATGTCTAGTCTACTAGCACATTACGACAGGATCTAAGACCAAACGCATGAACAAAAGTAACTGAATTCTATATTGCAGATGTAATGAATGAGATGTGACCGAACCCGATAAATCCATGTTTGAAAAGTCTTAGCGCAGTGGGTTGTAGGAAGTTGATCAAAGTAAATGATCCAAGGCTGACTTCAACAATGGATTTCAAAGTTCTATACTCTGGGAAATTCAATTAGATGAAGACGGATTCAACTTTTCAACTGTGGGGGGCTAATGTAGTTTTAGGCTTCGGCAGCTTCACTAATCTCTAATTAAGACTACAAGGACTTAATATCCTTCCATCACATTGTCAGGAAGTTGAATGCAAATTGGACATGTCTAGTTTGGGAAATAAATATGAAAGGATGCAATTACGACTCGCGTATTTTTAAGAAtgttacaaaaaatacacatctgTGTTAAGAAGGACAATAAGTACCCACAAAGTCACATCACATATTGGTGTGATGCTAATGTTTAGTCTTATGATATGATCATATATAGCAATTAACAACCAGTAAGCTGCCAGCTAAACACTGCAGCTACACACTGCCCATCCACACTTAAGTAGCTGTAACAGATACAGCTAAAAGACATGGATAAACTGCCCAAAATAGCTAAAGTTGATGGATAAGAGCTAAAATAGTTAGCTAAACATGTTGGACAAACGCTTAAATAGATACTTAATAGTAATTGTTGAACAGTTGAGATATATAACTAAGGGTCATGGGTAAACAGCTAAAACAGTAAGCTAAAAGTCAGTGATAAACACCTAAAATAGGCAACTAAATGTAATGGTCGAACAGTTGAGATTTCAAAGTAATGAGTAAACAATTAAAATAGTAAGCTTAATGTCACAGATAAAGAGCTAACATAGTTGGCTGAAAGCCCTGGAGAGACAAGTTGAAATACAATCGATACATCAGTGGTAGTAGCAAaccttaatgtgttgcttaacatCCACTTTAAAAACACCTGCTCAACTCATTTGGAACATAACTGACGGAGGGGGTACTTATGCCTTGATGTTGGTGTGGGGAAATGTCTTAAACGTTAGTTGCctaaaaggttgggaaccagtGCCCTATACGACGCTGTAAACTGATGCCTGGGTGGCATcttgagagagtgagagagctgTTTGCAAGCAGAAGACAATAATATGAGCATCACCTGGAATACATCAAACAGACTAACTCACAGAGACTCTGCATACGCTTTAAGACAGATACATGAGTCATATACTTCCTTGGTGCTAAGTTATAAAAAGAAGAAGACTGCAGTGCAGCTGCCTTCTTATTTTAACTGCTCACTGATTTCAACACTCTTAATATTCACAAGCCCATCAGGTATTAATGAGACTGATGCAAATATCCCTCCTAAGCTTGCAGCTGGTCATAAATATGAGCCTGCTGCTTTGGGAGGAAGGTGAGGTGGTGGACTCCTTGCCTCCAGAGATGGTCCCAGAGCGTTAGGAGTTAATTATTGCTCTCCTATTCACATCCTGCCTGGCTGTCACACTCATCTCTGTCTGTGCTGCGGTGCCCCTGCCTCCTATCCTGATGTATGCTTCCTATTTAAAACCCATCTATCCGTTAGGGTTGACAGAAAATAATTCATGCTGCTGAAACGCTGTCATCCACAAGAACAGTTTCCCGTGGCAGATATCCATATTACGGTTTTTATCTGGCGCATGGTTGTTTCGCAGCGGGGGTTAACTTTGTGCTGACGGACACGCTGCAAATGAGATGTGAGCCATGCAGAGTGTGATTGCCAATAAAACACCGAGTGACAAGTACGTCATTAATGCAGCCATGCGGAGGTGGGCGCAGCGGGACGCACGGGACATTATTCTGCTccactgccattgatttgtgtTGCAGGGATGTCATTTCACAACACATTTGAATGTTCAGTTTCAGAGGCAGCCGGCTTCCAACATCGACTGGTGCATTTATCAAATGTTTGAAACGCAACGACGGGACGGAGATTAACAGCTTCCGCGCTTTTTGATAACTGAGCCGCGTCAAGTTTGACCTTTGAGGCGCGAGTCGATAAATACATGCAATGCTTCCTGGGAAAAAACCTGTGACTGCTGACTAAGTACTAAAACTAAACAGTTTACCTGATtgtgaaaagatctgtgaatttaaaataaaagataatGAATGAATGTggttttcaatgtttctttgagAGGTTGGCTTACTGTATGTCTTGAATGTTTCAATTATGTTTGCATTATTTAATCGCGTTGGACAGTTACATCCATTGAAAAAACCGATTTAAATTAATTTGTTTCTAATTTTAAAGACACATTTTTAGAATAATACATGTTTGTCTAAATAATCAAACAGTTGAACATTTGAGGGGGTTTGTAAAGACAATCAGTTATCAAGTAAGAAATGAACatgtagtacaggggtgtcaaactcaaggcccgggggccaaatccggcccgcgacttcatttcatgcggcccctcaagagattgcaaagaatataatgtttattatacggttacatgccgatttacagaagcacgttgcctataaactacatatcccacaatgcatctgaaagttgactttttttctcagaatttgacttttttttctcagaacaagttttttttctcagaatttgacttattttcttcaaaatatcaattttttcttagaatttgcctttttctcagaattagatttttttaaaaatcattttgtaacattctcagtgaagagacttgcaatgatttgccctagacttctgctttcagacgtagttaattatgaagttattatcctatccgataatagtcCAATGccgaggcaataatgtaatataatacattattttatatatattaaatatttatatatgtattttgatatatagtcttaaagttacaaccggccctttgagtgcaaccataatgctgatgtggcccgcaaagaaattgagtttgacacccctgatgtagtAGATCGAAAAACACTTCAGGCCCAGTTAAAGCCAAACCCCTCCTCGACCCTTCAGTGGAACTTTAATTGGAGTTAATCTGCATCATctccaggaggaagaggaggatgttCAACCTGCTCTCATTGAGCCCCTTCCTCTCACCTTGCTGGTATAACTGCCGCCTGCACAGATGGCAGATTGCACAGCGCCAATTTATTCCACAGCTATTCTGCGTCCCCTGTGCCTCAAAGCCCGGGTCACGAGGAGGTCGAGCTGAATCAAAGGTAGAGGAGAACATATTTAGGGAGGAAGAACATGCATATGAATATGTATCAGCGGCGGATTATGCAGCATTAAGGAACACCCTCCAGCCGTAGCATCATCTAACTGTAATGCCACAGCGAGGTCTATCTGTGCAGTAATGGGGTTGTGTTTCTACTCCAGGCTCCACAGGCCCGCCTTCCAACGCTTTGTTTAGAAATGTGAGCGTTCCCAATTGTCTCGCGCTCCGCCTCACTCGTTACGGGGTTCATTTACCACAAGCCCCGGAATAATCACTCGCTTTTCATTTTCCCCAAGCTTTAGCCTTTTTAAACGTTCCACCACTGGCTTGTTTGGCCAATTACAGAGCAGAGGTTCTATTACTCGGCATATTGTGTCAAACCGCATGTGCCATAGGGGGCGATCAGAAGGAATGCAAAACACAGCAGTGAGGATGAGACGCTGTGAATAACAATTACTTCACATGCGTGCTACTGGGCAGGCTATTTTTGAAGTCAAGTCATTAACTGATAACATACGGGGCTGCTCGCAGTTCTTCTCCTCCCTGCACATTACACCTAAAGAACAAATGCTTATCAACTGGAATGAATCTGGTTCAATTATACCCTAGTTTCCAAAACTGTTCTCATAACAGATCAAAAGACGTATTTGACGTAAAGATGTCTCCCGGgaatagttttattatgaggaaATCATAACAGCAATGATGTGTTTTCTGCCCACAAGCTCCCACAAGAATTCCCCGCGAAAGTGTTTGAGGGGCGAGCCACAAGTGCTTCCCACATTCTTATGTTTATCTTTGGAAGGGAAAGAACAGACATTTTTCATTTCTGCAGCGACAAATCCCGCAGGAGTGTTGCTGCTCCCTCAGATCATCGCGATGCCTGGAACAAAGAGTTCAACAcacgtaacacacacacacacacacacacacacacacacacacacacacacacacacacacacacacacactagaggCTGGAACATAATTACAGTGCATTAATGTGCAGATTTGTCTCAAATGAGGAAAAACACAAATCAAGATAAACAAATTACCCTTTTTTGACAGCTCTTGACGATGAATGATTTCAGAGAAGAATGAGAGTTAATgacgttaaaggtggggtaggtaagtttgagaaaccggctcgagatcgctagaatttgaaaatacacaaccggagaaaatctgacacttccttatagagcccctcctccaacacacacgaacgcgcacatgaccaatgagggcacgagataagtttgtgccccgatggaaggctgacaggcaggtaggccaaccaatccgtttagccgggccagctaaacggattggttgtactttttacagtattacggcttcgacagatgacatttttttatggattttttgtcaaagcacttcagatattcattgctatcgggatgttaagagctttCCATGGAATtttacaaaaagtgtatctcgagccggtttctgaaacttacctaccccacctttaagttacatTTGATATTTATGTAATTATGAGAGTTCGAGGCATTTTTATACTCCATGGTGAGTTTTTCTTCCCAGATACAGTATCTCTGCAGCTCCTCAAAACCTCATCAAATATTGTGCTTCCACTCATTTAAATATTGCACTATAAAACATATTGCGGATTTCGATACAATTTGGATTAATTGTACAGCCCTAATGCGTCTAACAAGATTAAACTTGTTGCTAAATAAATGTGAATTACCTTTCAAACACTCCTTTCAGCAGATGAATGTTAAAACAGCCTTCTTGAGTCACTCTACTGAAAATATGCACACTTTAATTTGCATTTTGTGGCACCACAGCAGATTGTTTTTtgaaaaagtatttaaaaacaaaagttTGAGCGTTATATATCTGAGTATAGAAATGCACTCACTTGAGGTCATTTCTCCTATTAAGACATTATGGTGGAAAACAGCCACTCAGCTGCCAATTACACAGATGCTATTTGATTTAATTGCACACTTTACAATCTGCACTCCACTTACACACGCCTCCAGGCAGGAGAGCACGGCCTCCATGTTTCCTCAGCACTCTTCACACCGAGCAGCTGCATTCAGGAACAGCAGGACTGATGAGACGCCACGTGTACTCCAACAGCTGTACACCACACACCTCTGAGCGTAATTTACTTTCCTTATATGCATTGCATGCAGCAGAATCCACTTGTTTCTGTAATAAATACAACGTCTTATAAAAGCACTTTATTTGATCTCAAGTAATTGAAAAGAAGGAAAGCACTCAtctgtagggttgggtatcgtttgaatttccacgattccgattccgattctacttttcgattccggttcttaacggttctcgattccgattctttgaggggcagggtaaaaaaatgatacatgcttcttccaccaaaaaaattacatttatttgagaaacttttacacaggttagtttaaagtaatattcacattaatcagtctgtttatattcactgctatgtaactttaacctgagaaccactgaagctgcaacagtccaacttttaaaaacagttcttgttgagaaaaacaagcatatctgcctctcaggcataccgggaagaaatgtttgaacattttgaagtaaaatgcttcaatctggtgcacacgcagaattactagagactagatctagggggtacaactctaaacacccatatgaaaaagatcagtttacattttaataattaaataacaaatagcctacatgtaatgcattttatttttgttgttcattcatatcttattttactattttatttatgcatatctttttatctctccagtttaaaacgatatgtctggtttactgtcctatagtatacattggaatgatttcaaacctgttttatcccaataattataaaggagagccttggaaatatgtgtttacgtaaattgtgatcaaaacgtttgagacccactgagataacttagactaaagtgaactatctaaacactcagagtcctttacctcactgagctgtagttatcagcctctcagtcagactggagaggactctcccttcACATCAttgaagaaacatcttcttcttccgtaagagcagctagcaccagatgctaataacaacagcgccggttccagtgcaccccccctttctccctcgctcacgcgcactttggctgtgagctgcggttgccagataagccaacatcccccattttcatcacttgcagcgcccatcgtacagggcaaatgaaaagtgtaaccggggtgaaaagggtgttacatttacttaattatgaatgttgttacatcaaggtcgaaaattaggatgagccccaacggtcaaaacatttattttttctcccagagctgtcagcgcagcgcctccacagatctggcgccctaggcgaacatttataatgccagtgcgacgggccggctctggtctcaggttacactgtaggaaatgtagatacaacgctacatttcccgccccgctgcagtcatgcagcagGCTACGGAGAGTTGCGAGAAAcagttcctcaggaatcgaaaagcggaaccgaaattcacatttctaaatgataccgttggaatcgaaatgttggaaccggttccgaaccggttctcggtacccaaccctactcatcTGTCCTCGCCGCTCTAGCAGTACATCTTTATATTCAAGTCATAGAAAACGGAATAGTCTGCAGCCTGCTCGGCACTGTTTGTGACGAATAACTGCACATTACACATCAACAGAGTGACATTCACCTGGGGAATGCAAGCAGCCGAGTTTCTTCACACTGTCCGGAAACCTTTTCACAAGGTTGTGTGGATGTTCTGTAAGAAAATATGTCTGATTCTGAAAGGAATATTACATAGGAGCTGCTTTCTCAGAGTCTTTAATACCACTTTAAACTCACCACGGTCCTCACGGTGTCGACAGCTGCTGTAGTGCTGACAGTACACCCAACATTAACACCTTCAGAAAGCACAACAACTGAAAATACATGAGTACATTCATAATTAGAGCCTGTGCTCAACACAACAGGCGAACATCTGCAATCAAAGTTGGCATTTATGTAATTGGAGAGTAGTTCAGCCCATGTTCCTGTTTCCCATAAACATCATAGTGCTGCTGGCAACGACGACTAACCACCTGGGCATGTTGCACTCTTCTTGATAAACATGTGGCAGGCTTTGTGCCTCTTTTGTTCGAAGAGAGGCTTTGAGCTATAGAAACTCCTCGTAAAGCAATCAGCCCCCGGACGCCCGATCAATACCCCTGCAGTCAGGGCTACATGTGAAAGTATTTGTCACTGTCGATGATGGAGGAGCAGGTGATAAAGGAACATTCATTTCCTCCCTGGCTCTCCCTCACTCCTGCTAACACTTCAGGTGCTTCTTGCTGGTCATGTCGTTCCATATGCGGTGCATCTCCTCGGGGGAGATCTGGTGGACGGTGACCACGCGGCGGTAGCGGCACAGGCTGTAGGCCATCTTCCAGTGGTTGAAGCCGCTGTTCTGGAAGGGGTGGATGCCCAGCTTCCGGAGGCACACGCCCACGTACACGTCCTCCAGGTGCAGCAGCCTGGTGTGTAAAGACGTTTGGTAAATGAGCTCCGCCACGTCAGCGGAGAACACGTATCCGGTGCCGGAGCAGAAGGGGGGGTACTTGCTGTCCGGGTACAGATCCCTGCCCATGTACCACTTGCTGCGCATGTCTCTGATCGGCCCGCCGTTGATGACGTAGCCGGTGAAGTACCTCCTCCTGGGCTTGGTGGTGGGCTTCAGGAGGTTGAAGACGAGGTTCTCCATGTTGACAAAGATGTCGCTGTCCGTCTTGAGGACATATTGAGCCTTGGAACAAAAGGTGGCCACCCAGCGCATGCCCATCAGCGTCTTTAGCGTCAGATTATGGTAGGAGTCGATAAAATCCTCCACCACAATGTCATGAAAGATCTGACTCTCCTGCTCCACCATCTGGTTGAGGACACCATCGGTGCTGCGTCCCAACAAGAAGAGCGTGACCACTCGCATGTCGGCGAGCGAGCTCTCGTCCCCCCATGTCTCCCTGATCGCCTGCCGGGCGTCAAACTCCTTGTGGGTGGTGCTGATCAGGATGACCAGGTAGGGCGGCTCCGCCTCGCACTTCTTCTCCTCGTTAATGAGGTAGTCGAAGTCGTGCGGGTTGAGCGAGCGCGTGCGGATGTTTGTGAAAGTGCCGTTTTTGCCCGCCTTGGGCTTTATAGGGATAGCCACCTGGCCCACGTAGGAGGTGGAGGGGCGGGACACACTCAGGTACCACAGAGCGCTGGCCCAGCAAACCACCGTCAGCAAGTATAAGCAGGAGACTTTAGAAGGCATCGCTGTTCACTGGGCTGGAGTCAGTGGCAGCAGCGATGGAAACGTTGAGGCCACGCCTCCATGAGTTGTCTCAGATCTGGCGGTGCAGCTTGAGGCTGCCTCCGCAACACGGCTGACATCAATCGTGGATAATGGACTTTTCTTCCGTCTAGTGTTGGGGCTGTGATTGAAAAGCAGCAGTGCAGAGATCTCTTATCACGTCCACAGCCTCACTGTGTCCCATCGCAGCTCGCACAAACGCTCTCCGTGGCAGCGCCTACAAAAAGATAAGAAGACAAAACAGTCAGTGACATACATCATAACAACATTATAAAGCTGAAGCGGCTTGATAAGCATAACGGTGTAACTTCTAACATGTCTTGTTGTTACGAAAAGGCACTTATAGCAAGGCTTGTGACATATTTAACAATATTTTATATTCGCTATTCATTACAGCCAATCACATCAGTCCACCGGCGGTGCAGTGCTCTGTGCCACGGCCAGTTACCCTATCGTTCCATCAGGGCCTATGAGCTGTGAAGAAAGTGAATATCCCGGCAAACTCTCTCCTTCACGAGGCCTGCTCAGCCTCAGCTCCCACCACGTGCTGGTAGCAAACGCTGTTTATCTCCCTGGCGGCCCCCCTGGACCAAACAGGCGGCAATCAGAGGGcggagacagagagggaggatGAAGGCAGAGAGGGTGGAAGTGAACCGTTCTCATGGGGGAAGATTAACATCCACTTTCTCTCTTCCCTCTCTCCATACCTCAATGTTAGACTCAACCTGGCATGTGGACTTTGCATATTTCCCTTTGCTATGAGCTCCTCTGCTGTGAGCTGGACAGGCCCGGCCGTGTGTGGAGAAACTTCTGGAA is from Pseudochaenichthys georgianus chromosome 2, fPseGeo1.2, whole genome shotgun sequence and encodes:
- the LOC117460568 gene encoding beta-1,3-galactosyltransferase 1-like, which gives rise to MPSKVSCLYLLTVVCWASALWYLSVSRPSTSYVGQVAIPIKPKAGKNGTFTNIRTRSLNPHDFDYLINEEKKCEAEPPYLVILISTTHKEFDARQAIRETWGDESSLADMRVVTLFLLGRSTDGVLNQMVEQESQIFHDIVVEDFIDSYHNLTLKTLMGMRWVATFCSKAQYVLKTDSDIFVNMENLVFNLLKPTTKPRRRYFTGYVINGGPIRDMRSKWYMGRDLYPDSKYPPFCSGTGYVFSADVAELIYQTSLHTRLLHLEDVYVGVCLRKLGIHPFQNSGFNHWKMAYSLCRYRRVVTVHQISPEEMHRIWNDMTSKKHLKC